A genomic segment from Prochlorothrix hollandica PCC 9006 = CALU 1027 encodes:
- a CDS encoding Uma2 family endonuclease codes for MTPLTPPTLTPPKTYSLDEYRQLEETAEERHEYHNGEMIAMTGGTLSHARIIQNLILIIGLALQTSEYEVYGGELRIWIPEHHRGLYPDLSIFQGEPVLNANRQDEVLNPCLLLEVLSASTEAYDRGDKFRFYRSLPSLQDYLLVSQTEPVIEHYHRDDADRWALATYTGLDAILSLPLESLEVPLVQVYQGVKLSP; via the coding sequence ATGACCCCCCTCACCCCCCCCACCCTCACCCCCCCCAAAACCTACAGCCTCGACGAATACCGCCAGCTTGAGGAAACGGCTGAAGAACGCCACGAGTACCACAATGGAGAAATGATCGCCATGACCGGCGGAACCCTAAGCCATGCCCGTATTATTCAGAATCTCATCCTCATCATCGGCCTAGCCCTCCAAACCAGCGAATATGAAGTTTACGGCGGGGAATTGCGGATTTGGATTCCAGAGCACCACCGAGGGCTATATCCCGACCTGAGCATCTTTCAAGGTGAGCCAGTCCTCAACGCAAACCGACAGGATGAAGTGCTAAACCCCTGTCTGTTGCTAGAAGTCTTGTCTGCTTCTACGGAAGCCTACGATCGGGGCGATAAGTTCCGCTTTTACCGCTCCTTACCCAGTCTCCAGGACTATCTGCTCGTCAGCCAGACAGAACCCGTGATTGAGCATTATCACCGGGATGATGCCGATCGCTGGGCACTGGCCACCTATACCGGACTTGACGCAATCCTTTCCTTGCCCCTCGAAAGTCTGGAAGTTCCCCTCGTTCAAGTTTATCAAGGCGTAAAGTTGTCCCCATGA
- the pyk gene encoding pyruvate kinase — translation MPLHKSLRRTKIVATIGPATSQPEVLRALIEAGATTLRLNFSHGTHADHQRSIRLIRQVSFELNQPVGILQDLQGPKIRLGKFEDGSVILKKGDPYILTSHPCPCTQLRGCVSYGPLAEEVPSGSTILLDDGRVEMQVERVDIAAKELHCRVVVGGKLSNNKGVNFPGVYLSIKAMTDKDRTDLVFGLDQGVDWVALSFVRNPQDVLEIKELIASAGKQVPVIAKIEKHEAIEQMEEVLSLCDGVMVARGDLGVELPAEDVPILQKRLIATARKLAIPVITATQMLDSMVSNARATRAEISDVANAVLDGTDAVMLSNETAVGDYPVEAVATMARIATRIEQELAIANTPPIPVRSIPHAISEAVGQIASQLDAAAIMTMTKTGATARNVSKFRPSTPILAVTPHVDVARQLQLVWGVKPLLVLDLPSTGQTFQAAINVAQEKALLKAGDLVVMTAGTLQGVSGSTDLIKVELVTSVLGQGVGIGQGSVSGRARVVRGTADLQSFNAGEILVVPKTSADYIEAIRKAAGIITEEDSLTSHAAIIGLRLGIPVIVGVEKATQIIREGLLLTLDLQRGLIYSGTGGAERTDDILRS, via the coding sequence ATGCCATTGCATAAATCCCTGCGCCGCACCAAAATTGTTGCAACCATCGGCCCTGCCACCAGTCAGCCTGAGGTATTGCGAGCACTCATTGAAGCCGGAGCCACAACGCTTCGCCTCAACTTTTCCCACGGAACCCACGCGGATCACCAACGCAGTATTCGTCTTATTCGCCAAGTTTCCTTTGAACTCAATCAGCCCGTGGGGATTCTCCAGGATCTCCAAGGTCCGAAGATCCGCCTGGGTAAGTTTGAAGATGGTTCCGTTATTCTCAAAAAAGGCGACCCCTATATTCTCACCAGCCACCCCTGCCCTTGCACCCAACTGCGGGGTTGCGTCAGTTATGGCCCGCTGGCGGAGGAAGTTCCCTCGGGATCTACGATTCTGCTGGACGATGGTCGCGTTGAAATGCAAGTGGAGCGGGTGGACATAGCCGCCAAGGAGCTCCACTGCCGGGTGGTGGTGGGGGGCAAGCTCTCCAACAATAAAGGGGTCAACTTCCCTGGGGTCTACCTGTCCATCAAGGCCATGACCGATAAAGACCGCACTGATTTGGTGTTTGGTCTTGATCAAGGGGTGGACTGGGTGGCCCTCAGCTTTGTGCGCAACCCCCAGGATGTCTTGGAAATTAAGGAACTGATTGCCAGTGCAGGCAAACAGGTGCCCGTCATCGCCAAGATTGAGAAACATGAGGCGATCGAGCAAATGGAAGAGGTGCTCTCCCTCTGTGATGGGGTGATGGTGGCGCGGGGGGATCTGGGGGTGGAACTGCCCGCTGAAGATGTTCCCATTTTGCAAAAGCGCCTCATTGCCACGGCCCGCAAACTGGCCATCCCCGTCATCACTGCCACCCAAATGCTAGACAGCATGGTGAGCAACGCCCGCGCTACCCGTGCTGAAATCTCTGACGTGGCCAATGCCGTCCTGGATGGCACCGATGCGGTGATGCTGTCCAATGAAACGGCGGTGGGGGACTATCCCGTGGAAGCGGTGGCCACCATGGCCCGCATTGCGACCCGCATCGAGCAGGAACTGGCCATTGCCAATACTCCGCCGATTCCGGTGCGATCGATCCCCCATGCCATCAGTGAGGCCGTGGGCCAGATTGCTTCTCAACTGGATGCCGCCGCCATCATGACCATGACCAAAACCGGCGCAACAGCCCGCAACGTGTCCAAGTTCCGCCCCAGCACCCCCATTCTCGCCGTCACGCCCCATGTGGATGTGGCCCGCCAACTGCAACTGGTGTGGGGGGTGAAGCCGTTGCTGGTCTTGGATTTGCCTTCCACGGGCCAGACCTTTCAAGCGGCCATTAATGTGGCCCAGGAAAAAGCCCTGCTCAAGGCGGGGGATTTGGTGGTGATGACAGCGGGCACCCTCCAGGGTGTTTCTGGATCCACGGACTTGATTAAGGTGGAACTGGTGACCTCTGTCCTGGGCCAAGGGGTGGGCATTGGCCAAGGTTCCGTCAGTGGTCGCGCCCGGGTTGTGCGGGGAACTGCTGATTTACAGAGTTTTAACGCCGGGGAAATCCTGGTGGTGCCTAAAACCTCTGCCGACTACATTGAAGCTATCCGCAAGGCCGCTGGCATTATTACGGAGGAAGATAGCCTGACCAGCCATGCCGCCATTATTGGCCTGCGTCTCGGTATTCCGGTGATAGTAGGGGTGGAAAAGGCCACCCAAATCATTCGGGAAGGGTTGTTGTTGACCTTGGACTTGCAGCGGGGACTGATTTATTCCGGTACGGGAGGAGCCGAACGCACCGATGACATTTTGCGATCCTAG
- a CDS encoding ATP-binding protein, with translation MSTPLPPFQLMFQQAGVGMAYLSETGHLLMVNTQFCKILGYDDDRALVSRSLADLETPPPDDSDSRDIPTDIPTDTPGGRGNPKAETAPALNPSFLTPLQQLRLNPNHPPIKVDQPWLRQDGRVIWVSATFSPLQQSPDLKSASALAAPDSPDRASDRSPIAAPPTYLLVAEDITDRHQEHQLLLQAKQGAETANRAKSEFLAVMSHEIRTPLNAITGMATLLSDTALTSEQRDFVGTIRSSSDALLDTINDILDFSKIESGKLELEIKPFDLTACVKSAVDLSASQAVLKGIDSRWELDPNVPTHCLGDITRLRQVLVNLVSNAVKFTEDGGVSVTVTADPVSQPLVPDANLNDANLSNGEPLYRFHFAVKDTGIGISAEQQEHLFRSFTQADTSITRRYGGTGLGLAICKRLTELMGGSITVSSKAGEGSVFSFSVLMPSVTPQSVAEPITSNGQARLDIRWEQEAPQSVYLSDKITTIGRTMGNRIVLGETTVSRHHAQIVREGDCYWLLDLGSANGTYLNDKRLPAHEPSSLTHDDVIRLGTFQVQFSQIPQTTPEVLNRELKILVAEDNRINREVVVRLLRKLGYEAAVVNNGREAVKAVRDQSYDVVLMDLEMPEMDGLTATQHINQEWAMETNSCEAYHQRPWIIALTAYATAEDRQRCREAGMNGYLTKPIRMGDLERALQQCGYLIMGAEPNATQTWITPSSLPGGSTP, from the coding sequence ATGTCCACTCCCTTACCCCCCTTCCAACTCATGTTTCAGCAGGCTGGGGTAGGTATGGCCTACCTGTCAGAGACGGGACACTTGCTGATGGTCAATACCCAATTCTGCAAGATTCTGGGCTATGACGACGATCGCGCTCTGGTATCCCGAAGCCTCGCCGATCTGGAAACCCCACCCCCTGACGACAGTGACTCTAGGGATATCCCCACCGATATCCCCACCGATACCCCCGGTGGGCGAGGGAACCCCAAGGCTGAGACCGCCCCGGCCTTAAACCCGTCCTTCCTCACTCCCCTCCAGCAGCTCAGACTGAACCCCAACCACCCTCCCATCAAGGTGGATCAGCCCTGGTTAAGGCAGGATGGCCGGGTGATTTGGGTCAGTGCCACCTTCTCTCCCTTACAACAGTCCCCGGACCTCAAATCAGCGTCGGCACTGGCAGCACCTGACTCCCCCGATCGAGCCAGCGATCGCTCCCCCATCGCCGCCCCCCCCACCTACCTGTTGGTGGCCGAAGACATCACCGATCGCCACCAGGAACACCAACTGCTGCTCCAGGCCAAACAAGGGGCTGAAACCGCTAACCGGGCCAAAAGTGAGTTTCTAGCGGTGATGAGCCATGAAATCCGCACCCCCCTCAATGCCATCACCGGCATGGCCACCCTCCTGTCGGACACCGCCCTGACCTCAGAACAACGGGACTTTGTGGGCACCATCCGCAGCAGCAGCGATGCCCTCTTGGACACCATCAACGATATTCTCGACTTCTCTAAAATTGAGTCTGGAAAACTGGAGCTGGAAATTAAGCCCTTTGATCTGACGGCCTGTGTCAAATCAGCGGTGGATCTGTCCGCCTCCCAAGCCGTTCTCAAGGGCATTGACTCCCGCTGGGAATTGGACCCCAATGTGCCCACCCATTGCCTGGGGGACATTACCCGCCTGCGCCAGGTGCTGGTCAATTTAGTCAGCAATGCCGTCAAGTTTACAGAGGATGGGGGGGTTTCGGTGACGGTAACCGCTGACCCTGTGTCCCAGCCCCTGGTTCCCGATGCCAACCTCAACGATGCCAACCTCAGCAACGGGGAACCCCTCTACCGCTTCCATTTCGCCGTGAAAGATACGGGCATTGGCATTTCCGCTGAACAGCAGGAACATCTCTTTCGATCCTTTACCCAAGCCGACACCTCCATTACCCGCCGCTATGGGGGCACAGGGCTGGGTCTAGCCATTTGCAAACGCTTGACGGAACTAATGGGGGGCAGCATTACAGTCTCTAGCAAGGCCGGGGAAGGCTCCGTGTTTAGCTTTTCCGTGCTGATGCCCAGCGTCACACCCCAAAGCGTGGCGGAACCGATCACGTCTAACGGGCAGGCCCGTCTGGATATTCGCTGGGAACAGGAAGCCCCCCAGTCTGTCTATCTGTCCGACAAAATCACCACCATTGGCCGCACCATGGGCAACCGCATTGTCCTGGGGGAAACCACGGTATCCCGCCACCATGCCCAAATTGTGCGGGAAGGGGACTGCTACTGGTTGCTGGACTTGGGGAGCGCCAATGGCACCTATCTCAACGATAAACGGCTCCCAGCCCATGAACCCTCGTCCCTGACCCATGATGATGTGATTCGCCTGGGCACCTTTCAAGTCCAATTTAGTCAAATCCCCCAAACCACCCCAGAGGTGCTGAACCGGGAGCTGAAAATTTTGGTGGCGGAGGATAATCGCATTAATCGGGAGGTGGTGGTGCGGCTGCTGCGGAAATTGGGCTATGAAGCAGCGGTGGTCAACAATGGCCGGGAGGCGGTGAAGGCAGTGCGGGATCAGTCCTATGATGTGGTGCTAATGGATCTAGAGATGCCAGAAATGGATGGCCTGACGGCCACCCAGCACATTAACCAGGAATGGGCCATGGAAACCAATAGTTGCGAGGCATACCATCAACGACCCTGGATCATTGCTTTGACGGCCTATGCTACGGCGGAGGATCGCCAGCGGTGTCGGGAAGCGGGGATGAATGGCTATCTGACGAAGCCCATTCGCATGGGGGACTTGGAGCGGGCCTTGCAACAGTGTGGTTACCTAATTATGGGAGCAGAACCCAACGCGACCCAAACCTGGATTACCCCAAGTAGTCTACCTGGAGGCTCTACCCCATGA
- a CDS encoding peroxiredoxin, translating into MSRRNLLVGLLAIPPVTLLGFPFSLPKSKPLLGGPLPPLGQPAPDFTLSTNTGNGTLSLADFRGQWVVLYFYPKDFTSGCTLEAQRFQRDFRQYQSRNTQVLGISADDVDTHAQFCDAEGLQFPLLADVDGAVSRRYGSWLAPLSLRNTFVVDPQGILQAQFIAVSPVTHSAEVLARLDSLQLASLQRS; encoded by the coding sequence ATTTCCCGTCGCAATCTCCTGGTTGGCCTCCTGGCTATTCCCCCGGTGACACTCCTGGGGTTCCCCTTTTCCCTGCCCAAATCGAAGCCTCTCCTCGGTGGTCCCTTGCCCCCCCTGGGTCAGCCTGCCCCCGACTTCACCCTCTCCACCAATACCGGCAACGGTACCCTGTCTCTGGCGGATTTTCGGGGTCAATGGGTGGTGTTGTACTTCTATCCCAAGGACTTCACCTCCGGCTGTACCCTAGAAGCCCAGCGCTTTCAGCGGGATTTCCGACAGTACCAAAGCCGCAATACCCAAGTGCTGGGGATCAGCGCCGATGACGTAGACACCCATGCCCAATTCTGTGATGCTGAGGGCTTGCAGTTTCCCCTCCTGGCCGATGTGGATGGTGCCGTCAGCCGCCGCTACGGATCCTGGCTCGCCCCCCTCTCCCTGCGCAACACCTTTGTGGTAGATCCCCAAGGCATTCTCCAAGCCCAGTTCATTGCCGTTAGCCCTGTCACCCACAGCGCCGAAGTTTTAGCTCGACTGGATAGTTTGCAACTGGCTAGTTTGCAACGGTCTTGA
- the ctpC gene encoding carboxyl-terminal processing protease CtpC, which translates to MVISRSKLVIGATTILVATVTLTGAGIHWSKSQAFFQESPKELIDEVWQIIDRSYVDATFNQVDWQAVRLEYLGKPYGNQEEAYTAVREMLEQLDDPYTRFMDPQEFKDMQIDTSGELTGVGIQLSQDEETDELVVVSPIEDTPAFEAGILSKDVIIKIDGQSTEGMDVNDAVQLIRGPVNSQITLTIRRGEEELDFSMVRARIEIHPVRYEYRTEAGQPPIGYIRLTQFSANAAEEMREAINDLQSQQVEGFVLDLRSNPGGLLYASIDIASMWMDSGTIVSTVDRKGIVDEEKANNRALTDLPLVILVDGGSASASEILSGALQDNHRAELVGTQTFGKGLVQSVRPLGDGSGLAVTIAKYLTPSGRDINKEGIAPDEVLELSEEQREFLGENRDAIGTLEDPQYSKALEILKGQIDQGSRAASQ; encoded by the coding sequence ATGGTAATTTCCCGTAGCAAGCTCGTCATTGGGGCAACCACTATCCTGGTTGCCACGGTCACCCTCACGGGGGCAGGAATCCATTGGTCTAAAAGCCAAGCCTTTTTCCAGGAAAGTCCCAAGGAACTGATTGATGAGGTGTGGCAGATCATCGATCGTAGCTATGTGGATGCCACCTTTAACCAAGTAGACTGGCAGGCGGTGCGCCTGGAGTATCTGGGCAAGCCCTATGGCAACCAAGAAGAAGCCTATACCGCTGTTCGGGAAATGCTGGAGCAGTTGGACGATCCCTATACCCGCTTCATGGATCCCCAGGAATTTAAAGACATGCAGATCGACACCTCCGGGGAACTGACGGGGGTGGGCATTCAACTGAGCCAGGACGAAGAAACCGATGAGCTGGTGGTGGTGTCCCCCATTGAAGACACCCCGGCCTTTGAGGCGGGCATTCTCTCCAAGGATGTGATCATCAAAATTGATGGCCAGTCCACTGAGGGCATGGATGTTAATGATGCGGTGCAGTTAATTCGAGGACCCGTTAACTCTCAAATTACCCTCACCATTCGCCGGGGTGAAGAGGAACTTGATTTCTCCATGGTCCGCGCCCGCATTGAAATTCATCCGGTGCGCTACGAGTACCGCACCGAAGCGGGACAACCGCCCATCGGCTATATCCGCCTGACCCAGTTCAGCGCCAATGCAGCGGAGGAAATGCGGGAAGCCATCAATGATCTCCAGAGCCAGCAGGTGGAGGGATTTGTCTTGGATCTGCGATCGAACCCCGGCGGTCTCCTCTATGCCAGCATTGACATTGCCAGCATGTGGATGGATAGCGGCACCATTGTGTCCACGGTGGATCGCAAGGGCATTGTTGATGAAGAAAAGGCCAATAACCGCGCCCTGACCGATTTACCCCTGGTGATTTTGGTAGATGGTGGTTCAGCCAGTGCCAGCGAGATCCTATCCGGTGCCCTGCAAGATAACCACCGGGCCGAGTTGGTTGGCACCCAAACCTTTGGCAAGGGGCTGGTGCAGTCGGTGCGCCCCTTGGGAGATGGGTCGGGGTTGGCGGTGACGATCGCCAAGTATCTAACCCCCAGCGGTCGAGACATCAATAAAGAAGGCATCGCCCCCGATGAGGTGCTGGAGTTGTCGGAGGAACAACGGGAATTTTTGGGTGAAAACCGGGACGCGATCGGCACCCTAGAAGACCCCCAATACAGCAAAGCCCTGGAAATCCTCAAGGGTCAAATCGACCAAGGTTCCCGCGCTGCCAGCCAGTAA
- a CDS encoding transglycosylase domain-containing protein — MTSSPPPPKTGFGRVMTQLAQQVQTRMGGTRLQLKADAKVPLLEIRNPEDPTAKSPRKLVGDRYTLGRSSSSEIQINNELVSSHHLSLRRDRPQGPPWLGRSPFFIKDEKSTNGLYWGKRRVKVLELRHGDRVTLGPPELLKVVELRYVDPPSRWFQGLKYGIYGLGGVVALGAALLVWEWQKVPVQMLGNVEGPIAAYAGNGSPLQTLRSESHQELPSLKDFPPYLPQAVVASEDTRFYWHFGFDPLRILGAIVINIQSGGLMEGASTVTQQIARSLFPEYVGQDDSLGRKIREIIVAIKLETWYSKDELLLTYLNRVYLGVGYGFEDASQQYFRKSVREISLSEAATLVGILPAPNGFSPCEDLETARGLRNRVIERMVELNMVTEAEAQTALRSAITFDAAVCDTSSNLVSPYFYGRIIGELDQLFGTKVTDEGNFMVETSLDRTLQNLAETTLRDTIRNQGDQYGFDQGAIVTLNANTGSVLALVGGFDYQQSQFNRATQALRQPGSTFKVFSYAAALESGVSPYTGYSCAPLDWEGQSYGGCERSGGTIDMYTAVAQSENAVALRVAQGVGLGAVVQLARTMGITSPLAETPGLVLGQSEVTLLELTGAYGVLANGGTFHAPHAINRVYDSNQCQTPGDRQTCRVSYDASQLPGNKKQVIQASTAATMTQLLQGVVSGGTAQGVGISGAAGKTGTTNDAVDLWFVGYLPRNGWVTGVWLGNDDNSPTAGGSWLAAQVWGDYMRQALEPAP; from the coding sequence ATGACTTCTTCCCCACCCCCCCCAAAAACTGGTTTTGGCCGGGTTATGACCCAGTTGGCTCAGCAGGTGCAAACCCGCATGGGGGGCACCCGGTTACAACTGAAGGCTGATGCTAAGGTGCCGCTGTTGGAGATTCGTAACCCAGAGGATCCCACGGCGAAGAGTCCCCGCAAATTGGTGGGCGATCGCTATACCCTGGGCCGCAGCAGCAGCAGTGAGATCCAGATCAACAATGAACTGGTGAGCAGTCACCATCTGTCCTTGCGCCGCGATCGCCCCCAGGGTCCGCCTTGGCTGGGACGGTCTCCCTTTTTTATCAAAGACGAGAAGTCCACCAATGGGCTGTATTGGGGCAAACGCAGGGTGAAGGTGCTGGAACTGCGCCACGGCGATCGGGTCACCCTGGGTCCGCCGGAATTGCTCAAGGTGGTGGAACTGCGCTATGTGGATCCCCCGTCCCGGTGGTTCCAGGGACTGAAGTATGGCATCTATGGCCTGGGGGGCGTGGTGGCCCTGGGGGCGGCTCTGTTGGTGTGGGAATGGCAGAAGGTGCCGGTGCAGATGTTGGGCAATGTGGAGGGACCGATCGCCGCCTATGCCGGCAACGGATCCCCCCTGCAAACCCTCCGCAGCGAAAGCCACCAAGAACTGCCCAGCCTCAAGGACTTTCCCCCCTATTTACCCCAAGCGGTGGTGGCCTCAGAAGATACCCGCTTCTATTGGCATTTTGGGTTTGACCCCCTGCGAATTTTGGGGGCGATCGTCATCAACATCCAAAGCGGTGGCCTGATGGAAGGGGCCAGCACCGTCACCCAGCAAATTGCCCGCAGTTTATTTCCTGAATATGTGGGCCAGGACGACAGCCTGGGCCGTAAAATCCGGGAAATTATCGTGGCCATCAAGCTGGAAACCTGGTACAGCAAAGATGAACTGCTGCTCACCTACCTCAACCGGGTCTATTTAGGGGTGGGCTATGGCTTTGAGGATGCGTCCCAACAGTATTTCCGCAAGTCGGTGCGGGAGATCAGTCTCTCGGAAGCGGCCACCCTGGTGGGCATTTTGCCTGCCCCCAATGGCTTCAGCCCCTGTGAGGATCTGGAGACGGCCCGGGGACTGCGGAACCGGGTCATTGAGCGCATGGTAGAGCTGAACATGGTGACGGAAGCGGAGGCCCAAACCGCCCTGCGATCGGCCATCACCTTTGATGCTGCCGTCTGCGACACCAGCAGTAACCTGGTCTCCCCCTACTTCTATGGCCGCATCATTGGGGAACTGGATCAGCTTTTTGGTACCAAGGTCACCGACGAAGGCAATTTCATGGTGGAAACGAGCCTCGATCGCACCCTCCAAAATCTAGCGGAAACCACCCTGCGGGACACCATTCGCAACCAGGGGGATCAGTATGGCTTTGACCAAGGGGCGATCGTCACCCTCAATGCCAACACCGGCTCCGTGCTGGCCCTGGTGGGGGGCTTTGACTACCAACAAAGTCAGTTCAACCGCGCCACCCAAGCCCTGCGCCAACCGGGATCCACCTTTAAGGTTTTCAGCTACGCCGCTGCCCTGGAATCCGGGGTTTCCCCCTATACCGGCTATTCCTGCGCCCCCCTCGACTGGGAAGGCCAGTCCTATGGGGGCTGCGAACGCAGCGGTGGCACCATTGATATGTACACCGCCGTGGCCCAATCGGAAAATGCCGTCGCCCTGCGGGTGGCCCAGGGGGTGGGGCTGGGGGCGGTGGTGCAACTGGCGAGAACCATGGGCATTACCTCGCCCTTGGCGGAAACCCCCGGCTTGGTCTTGGGCCAAAGTGAGGTGACCCTGCTGGAGTTAACGGGAGCCTATGGGGTTTTGGCCAATGGGGGCACCTTCCATGCCCCCCATGCCATCAACCGGGTCTATGACAGTAACCAATGCCAAACCCCCGGCGATCGCCAAACCTGTCGAGTTAGCTATGATGCCAGCCAACTGCCAGGAAACAAGAAACAGGTGATCCAGGCCAGCACCGCCGCCACCATGACCCAGCTATTGCAGGGAGTGGTCAGCGGGGGCACGGCCCAGGGAGTGGGCATTAGCGGCGCAGCCGGCAAAACCGGCACCACCAATGATGCCGTCGATCTCTGGTTTGTGGGCTATCTGCCCCGCAATGGCTGGGTGACAGGGGTCTGGCTGGGCAATGACGACAACAGCCCCACCGCTGGCGGCAGTTGGTTAGCGGCCCAAGTCTGGGGAGATTACATGCGCCAAGCCCTGGAACCCGCCCCCTAG
- a CDS encoding response regulator transcription factor has translation MRILVIEDDLALSESLVEILESQNYQVDQAYDGETAWHRIHTHDYDLLLLDLNLPGLDGISLCQRLRSSQKSCPVLMLTARDTSQDKVRGLDVGADAYMVKPFSWDELNAQIRALLRRNQRENSENLIWGLLSLNPLTYEVRYRHSDIRLTPKEFAILKLLIQHGRRVLSRQFILETIWECHQWPGEEGVKSHLKVLRAKLVKAGAPKDLIQTVHGIGYRLKQP, from the coding sequence ATGCGTATCCTAGTTATTGAAGATGATCTCGCGCTGTCGGAATCCCTCGTCGAAATTCTAGAGTCCCAAAACTATCAGGTGGATCAAGCCTATGATGGCGAGACTGCATGGCATCGCATTCATACCCATGACTATGATCTTCTCCTGTTGGATCTGAATTTGCCGGGGCTAGATGGTATCAGTCTCTGTCAGCGTCTTCGATCGAGTCAAAAAAGTTGTCCCGTTTTGATGTTAACGGCGCGGGATACCAGTCAAGATAAGGTGCGGGGGCTGGATGTGGGGGCTGATGCCTACATGGTCAAGCCTTTTAGTTGGGATGAGTTAAATGCTCAAATTCGTGCCCTTCTCCGTCGTAATCAACGCGAAAACTCAGAGAATTTGATCTGGGGGCTGTTATCGTTGAATCCTTTAACTTATGAAGTTCGATATCGACATAGCGATATTCGTCTAACCCCAAAGGAATTTGCAATCTTAAAACTTTTAATTCAACACGGTCGCCGTGTTCTCAGTCGTCAGTTTATTTTGGAAACGATCTGGGAGTGTCATCAATGGCCTGGGGAAGAGGGGGTCAAGTCCCACCTCAAGGTGTTACGAGCTAAGCTGGTGAAAGCGGGTGCTCCGAAGGATTTAATCCAGACTGTCCATGGGATTGGCTATCGCCTCAAACAACCTTAG